The proteins below come from a single Garra rufa chromosome 25, GarRuf1.0, whole genome shotgun sequence genomic window:
- the LOC141301801 gene encoding uncharacterized protein, which produces MYDLVPLVERDKYWDESEPQPPYTAASAEHRKPSFMGSALDISVPKEEMEFQHNLEQIKEHEEANHSTPFLGSLSRILGVQSPNFPRSTPTSRVSLLRRRPRAPFSRFPLYLHPESSPMPSHARNVDMEDAFSSMPLFERPGFYSCPQTPIHCVPPSIPRPRPRRAHGDSSSSLAHPLVGSQVLAPPDTPAPPSSAFPWVGEDSEHSGPAFSFPDPVPELLPKVRPGQGLPLRRPLPLRLSLDTSPSPSTPERVFSFTPPSWPQAQINTASSGSVNVTTTTNSNSNLCNGVANNPWPISRSTSASTANPVSQSPTATQQTPNQHNSANDSGISLAEGDLLGAMVKTKEEL; this is translated from the exons ATGTATGATCTGGTTCCTTTGGTTGAGAGAGATAAATACTGGGATGAATCTGAGCCTCAGCCGCCATACACAGCTGCCAGCGCTGAACACCGCAAACCCTCATTTATGGGATCTGCTTTGGACATCAG TGTTCCTAAAGAGGAAATGGAATTTCAGCACAATCTGGAGCAGATTAAAGAACACGAGGAGGCCAATCATTCCACTCCATTCCTGGGCAGCCTGAGTCGCATTCTGGGCGTCCAGTCGCCCAATTTCCCCCGTTCTACCCCCACGTCCCGGGTCTCCCTCCTGCGGCGGCGGCCCCGTGCCCCCTTCTCTCGCTTCCCCCTTTACCTCCATCCCGAGAGCTCTCCGATGCCCAGCCATGCCCGGAACGTTGACATGGAAGATGCATTCTCATCCATGCCTCTATTTGAAAGACCCGGTTTCTACAGTTGCCCTCAGACGCCCATACACTGCGTCCCTCCGTCCATTCCTCGTCCAAGACCACGAAGAGCGCACGGCGACAGCTCCAGCTCCCTGGCACATCCGTTGGTGGGCTCGCAAGTCCTGGCTCCGCCCGACACGCCAGCGCCTCCTTCCTCTGCCTTTCCTTGGGTAGGCGAAGACAGTGAACATTCGGGTCCGGCTTTCTCCTTTCCGGACCCTGTGCCTGAGCTGTTACCCAAAGTACGGCCAGGTCAAGGATTGCCATTGCGCCGCCCCCTGCCTCTGCGACTTTCTTTGGACACGTCCCCATCTCCATCTACACCCGAAAGGGTGTTTTCTTTCACGCCTCCATCTTGGCCGCAAGCACAAATCAACACCGCCAGTTCAGGGAGCGTGAATGTGACCACAACGACAAACAGCAACAGTAACCTGTGCAACGGCGTAGCAAACAACCCCTGGCCAATCAGCAGAAGCACCAGTGCAAGCACAGCCAATCCCGTCAGTCAAAGCCCCACGGCGACTCAGCAGACACCCAATCAGCACAACTCTGCCAACGACTCTGGCATTTCATTGGCTGAGGGGGATCTGTTGGGTGCTATGGTGAAAACGAAGGAAGAGCTCTGA